The Corallococcus silvisoli genome contains the following window.
GCCCGCCTGCCACGCCGCGCTCCAGGGCGCCCGGAGCTACGCGGTGTCGCTGGTGGAGGAGGGGCGCCAGCCCGAGTGCCCCACCACCTGCGCCTTCGTCACGGAGACCGCGTCGCGGCGCACCGTGTGCGAGTGCCAGCCGACGCCGCTGGGCGAGGGCGTGGCGGTCCCGACCCAGGGGACAGGCCCGCGGCCTCCGCCAGTGGAAGAGCGCGAGCTGGAGCCCGAGGATCCGAAGTAGCGCTGTCCACCTCCTCCGCTGGGCAGGGGCGCTTCACGGTCCGGGCCGGACCCAAGCCTGTCGCTGCTGGGACAAGGGGCGCTCCACGGTCCGTGGCGCGGAAGCGCGGCATCGCCCCGCCGTGACGAACTGGTGGCTCTGGCGCGACTGCGGGCGCTCCACGGTCCGTGGCGCGGAAGCGCGGCGTCGCCCCGCAATGACTCGGGCCCGCGGTCGCCCTCGGCGAGGAGGGCGGGCCGGGGCCCGTGAGGCTGAAGCGCGCTGTCGCCGGGAGGGCTACTCCGGCCGCGGCTCCGGCGGACGCACCAGCGCCTTCATCGGCACGGGCGCGGGCGGGGCCTCGCGCGGGGTGTGCGCGCGCTGCTTCGGATCCGGACGCTCCACCACGCGGGCGATGAGGTCGTAGTCGTGCGCCTCCGTCACCTCCACGGTGACGAACTCGCCCGGGTACGCCAGGCCGTCGTTGATGTAGACCAGCCCGTCGATCTCCGGCGCCTGGCCCTCGTGGCGGCCCACCAGCAGGTGCTCGGACTCCTCGCTGGGGCCCTCCACCAGGACGGTGAGCTTCTGGCCCACGAGCTTCTTGTTCTGCTCGCGGTTGATGCGCTTCTGGATGGCCATCACCTCGCGCCAGCGGCGCTCGATGGTCTTCGCCGGGACCTTGTTCGGCAGGTCGAACGCGGAGGTGCCTTCCTCGTCGGAGTACTGGAAGACGCCCAGGCGCTGGAAGCGCTGCTCCTTCACGAACTCCTTCAGCAGCTCGAAGTCCTCCTCCGTCTCCCCCGGCAGGCCGACGATGAGCGAGGTGCGCATCACCAGGTTCGGCACGCGCTCACGCAGCTTGGTGAGCAGCTCCTTGAGGAACTTGGAGTTGCGGCCGCGCTTCATGGACAGGAGCAGCTTGTCGCTGGCGTGCTGCACCGGCATGTCCAGGTAGTTGGCGATCTTCGGCTCGGACGCGATGACGTCGATGAGCTCGTCCGGGAACACGCGCGGGTAGGCGTAGTGCAGGCGGATCCACTTCACGTCCACCTTCACCAGCTCCTTGAGCAGCTCGTGGAGCTTGGGCTTGCCGGGCAGGTCATGCCCGTACGCCGTCAGGTCCTGCGCGACGAGGTTCAGCTCCTGCACGCCGCTGTCCGCCAGCTTGCGCGCCTCCGCCATGATGTCTTCCACCGTGCGCGAGCGCTGGCCGCCGCGCAGCGTGGGGATGATGCAGAACGCACAGGCGTTGTCGCAGCCCTCGGAGATCTTGAGGTACGCCGTGTACTTCGGCATCGAGTTGATGCGCGGCGTCTCCGCGTTGTGGATGTAGTCCGGATCCGGGATGACCTGGCGAGGCGAGGCCTCCGCGGCCAGCAGGTCGCCAATCTGGGCGTACGCGCTGGTGCCCAGGAAGTGGTCCACCTCCGGCATCTCCTGCGCCAGGTCGTGGCCGTAGCGCTGGGACAGGCAGCCGGTGACGACGAGCGTCTTGCACGCGCCCGTCTTCTTCAGCTCCGCCATCTCCAGGATGGAGTCCACCGACTCCTGCTTCGCCGGGCCGATGAAGGCACACGTGTTGACGACGATGACCTGGGCTTCGGTGGGGTCCTGCACGAGCGAGTAGCCGCGGGTGCGAAGCGTGCCCAGCATCACCTCGGAGTCCACCCGGTTCTTCGGGCAGCCGAGGGTCATCATGTACAGGCTCTTGGTGTCTTCCACTCGCGTCTACCGCTTTCCCAGTTGCGTCCGCTCGAAGTGGTCCGCACTCCAAACGAAGTTGATGATGGCGCCGTTCGAGTAACCGATGTCCAGCGCCCCCTGTTCATCCAGTTCAACGGACGTGGCG
Protein-coding sequences here:
- the rimO gene encoding 30S ribosomal protein S12 methylthiotransferase RimO, producing the protein MTLGCPKNRVDSEVMLGTLRTRGYSLVQDPTEAQVIVVNTCAFIGPAKQESVDSILEMAELKKTGACKTLVVTGCLSQRYGHDLAQEMPEVDHFLGTSAYAQIGDLLAAEASPRQVIPDPDYIHNAETPRINSMPKYTAYLKISEGCDNACAFCIIPTLRGGQRSRTVEDIMAEARKLADSGVQELNLVAQDLTAYGHDLPGKPKLHELLKELVKVDVKWIRLHYAYPRVFPDELIDVIASEPKIANYLDMPVQHASDKLLLSMKRGRNSKFLKELLTKLRERVPNLVMRTSLIVGLPGETEEDFELLKEFVKEQRFQRLGVFQYSDEEGTSAFDLPNKVPAKTIERRWREVMAIQKRINREQNKKLVGQKLTVLVEGPSEESEHLLVGRHEGQAPEIDGLVYINDGLAYPGEFVTVEVTEAHDYDLIARVVERPDPKQRAHTPREAPPAPVPMKALVRPPEPRPE